In Populus trichocarpa isolate Nisqually-1 chromosome 7, P.trichocarpa_v4.1, whole genome shotgun sequence, the following proteins share a genomic window:
- the LOC7457143 gene encoding uncharacterized protein LOC7457143 isoform X1: MDYCLGGESPAVLQLHKWGPSQFNIDLSEFREGFISPTRELLLLLSYQCEALLLPLVAGESVSNRVSEPLNDERLQCRSSAAFSSESWTEPSRSDLKDDIPYTSASVKDFDNGFSLEHEFSRSNNSRFVCDVNSLAWGVCGDTYNQHKEASFREFLFVSSSNGVTVHAFRKPDIDGGTTKTALEDEFGQGRWVDWGPSSTPAQNLKDRGSSGLCSEGTSTVVADDRANGNRGSLQDIDKESGADELLRGVASKRWLRSFSIKVKTIKSEGNIWTRFPEKASFPGSAEVVSFSVFDRNSPLLNLLYHDNSITTNGEESKCESMFNPENERVITKSDDFCIGSYKCSRVFPSNSHHLIGFVLTLVDSAFVSTGNESERSKTKSILLVGKLDSWGIQWVSLVKLTQSVHVDYVSEWADFCFSDNLLVCLNASGLIYFYAAMSGELVAYVDILQASGLNPHSVLWQQEKMTMAADFQIKQVEEVHDKSTSQCVDLLGKGMFRKLLTGSHTSFLAVVDEYGVVYVMRTGDYFSNNSYACDKLLPHFQHLGLGILAGWKVGGSDIGHQWVYSNDPSTRNEKVFFLDYAGKNALHKIQISNCHGCEDLMNGFSEIATHTFHDSEVCSHLMRKVFLPTNRSSEDDYICFSPMGVTRLIKKHDAKSQSTTQLVHFNMHTSSAVLDDRCLNTRVNMSYSQGKGEASFGEAVGCTFQGFFYLVTEVGLSVVLPSFSATSDFLPVETIGYQQHLINTDIGWRARRMLEIRESIEPFSPWKVEVLDRVLLYDGPAEADHLCLTNGWELKISRLWWLQMALEYLKYDEIERSLEMLVSINLAEEGILRLLFAAAYLMSHRNSNDNEVSAASRLLALASHFTTKMIRKCGLLQHKKDAYVLPGFGMIPLLSLPPVLPHKLQNEMGDSRSLHDMAHLLEIIRNLQSGLSSKLKNTGVGLVDGREELSLVEANLSQDESQLSILSADATSSDTPNQQELLVSASSVVSNNEKLALMHRDSLDIEDSNGVSVLVPQGGDWGKNVFPSENPKEMIARWKMDNLDVKTVVKDALLSGRLPLAVLQLHLHRSRDSETNKEPPDTFSEVRDIGRAIAYDLFLKGETELAVATLQRLGEDVETCLKQLLFGTVRRSLQLQVAEDMRRYGYLGPYEWETLEKILIIERLYPSSSFWRTFVGRQKALKRATSTLNSPGQIKLQLLPSYLFSNLIIECGEIDGVVLGSWTSINGNSPDPVVDEDTAHAGYWAAAAAWSSAWDQRTIDRIVLDQPFLMGVHVLWESQLEYYLCHNDCEEVSKLLYLIPTSVLSDGSLQITLDNLQHAPEVGCNREIPEYNSYICSIEELDSACIDIPGVKIFRFPANAFCSMWLRMLMEQELAKKFIFLKEYWEDTAEIVALLARSGIITSRSDKMTLEDYSVEASSDLNITDDAVPMEALHKLLLHYCVQYNLPNLLDLYLDHCKLVLDNDSLGSLQETAGDCQWAKWLLLSRIKGHEYNASFSNARTIMSPNIVSDSNLNVLEIDEIIHTVDDIAEGGGEMAALATLMYAPDPIQNCLSSGSVKRHGSSSAQCTLENLRPTLQRFPTLWRTLVAASFGHDTTSNFLGPKGNNALADYLNWRDNIFFSTTHDTSLLQMLPYWFPKTVRRLIQLYIQGPLGWQSVSGLPTADTLLYRDFDFFMHSDENTELNAVYWEATIQKHVQEELYDSSLEETKLGLEHHLHCGRTLAAFNHILSVRVQKLKLEGQSVALSHGQQNFQSDVQALLAPLTQSEEAVLSSVIPLGVAHFEDSVLVASCAFLLELCGLSASILHVDVSALRRVSSFYKLSENNERYSQISPKGKGSALHVVSREGNVVESLARSLADEYLHNDCVTNTKLKGTSNSFIGKQSSRVPMLVLQHLEKASLPIMMDGKTCGSWLLTGSGDGTELRDQQKVASQHWNLVTAFCQMHQLPLSTKYLAVLARDNDWVGFLSEAQIGGYPFDTVVEVATKEFSDPRLKIHILTVLKGMQSRKKSGSPAYSDTGESGSETYCFQEDILIPAELFRILADCEKQKNPGESLLKKAKEMSWSILALIASCFPDVSPLSCLTVWLEITAARETSSIKVNDIASQIANNVGAAVEAINSLPAGSRVLTVHYNRHNAKRRRLMEPIYVDVLTTYGGPTRSVAQGTVAEDERRVDVRESVNVSSDSGQGPVSLSKMVAVLCEQLLFLPLLRAFEMFLPSCSLLPFIRSLQAFSQMRLSEASAHLSSFSVRIKDEQSSMQANIGIEGQVRTSWISSTAVKAANAMLVTCPSPYEKRCLLQLLAATDFGDGGSAATYYRRLYWKINLAEPSLRKDDTVHLGNQALDDDSLLEALEKNGHWEQARNWARQLDASGGPWKSSVHHVTEIQAESMVAEWKEFLWDVPEERVALWGHCQTLFVRYSFPPLQAGLFFLKHAEAVEKDLPARELHELLLLSLQWLSGMITLSNPVYPVPLLREIETRVWLLAVESEAQAKSDRDFTSTTLSRDPLIGNTSTIIDRTASLITKMDNHINTMRSRTIEKQDARENNLTQHKNQVLDSITQTTGSSTKPKRRAKGNALSRRPLMDPIDKNTEPEDFSTNLFSRGDLLLPDENLKIEMSFSKWEERVGPAELERAVLSLLEFAQITASKQLQYKLSPAHTPHEFILVDVTLKLATISTPGSKISISMLDEEVRSVVKSHNILTEQHLVDPLQILEKLVTVFTEGSGRGLCKRIIAVVKAANVLGLSFLEAFDKQPIDLLQLLALKAQESFEQASLIVQTHSMPAASIAQILAESFLKGLLAAHRGGYMDSQKEEGPAPLLWRFSDFLKWAELCPSEPEIGHALMRLVITGKEIPHACEVELLILSHHFYKSSACLDGVDVLVSLAATRVEAYVSEGDFPCLARLITGVGNFHVLNFILGILIENGQLDLLLQKYSAAAETNVEAAEAVRGFRMAVLTSLKHFNPKDHDAFAMVYNHFDMKHETAALFESRAWQSSEQWFHRYDKDQNEDLLESMRYFIEAAGVHSSIDAGNKTRRACAHASLVSLQIRMPDCKWLNLSETNARRLLVEQSRFQEALIVAEAYGLNQPSEWALVLWNQMLKPELTEEFVAEFVAVLPLQPSMLVELARFYRAEVAARGDQSQFSVWLTGGGLPAEWAKYLERSFRCLLKRTRDLRLRVQLATTATGFSDILDVCMKALDKVPDNAAPLVLRKGHGGAYLPLM, from the exons ATGGATTACTGTCTTGGCGGTGAGAGCCCGGCAGTTCTGCAGCTCCATAAATGGGGCCCCTCTCAGTTCAATATTGACTTGTCGGAATTTCGGGAGGGTTTTATATCGCCGACGAGGGAGCTTTTGCTGTTACTGTCTTATCAATGTGAAGCCTTGCTCCTTCCTTTAGTTGCCG GGGAATCGGTAAGTAATCGTGTTTCAGAACCTTTGAATGATGAAAGGCTTCAATGTCGATCTTCAGCAGCTTTCAGCTCTGAATCATGGACAGAACCTAGTAGGTCAGATTTGAAGGATGATATTCCATACACTTCTGCATCAGTAAAGGATTTTGATAATGGTTTTTCTCTTGAACACGAATTTTCAAGATCTAATAATTCTCGTTTTGTTTGTGATGTGAATTCACTGGCTTGGGGTGTGTGTGGGGATACTTATAATCAGCACAAGGAGGCTTCATTTAGAGAGTTTCTATTTGTGTCTAGTAGCAATGGTGTTACAGTGCATGCTTTCCGTAAGCCTGATATTGATGGCGGAACAACTAAAACTGCACTTGAGGACGAGTTTGGTCAAGGGAGGTGGGTTGATTGGGGCCCTTCCTCTACACCAGCTCAAAATTTGAAGGATCGGGGCTCTTCAGGCTTGTGTTCTGAAGGCACATCTACCGTCGTGGCTGATGACAGGGCCAATGGAAATAGAGGAAGTCTGCAAGACATAGATAAGGAGAGTGGGGCTGATGAGCTGTTGAGAGGTGTTGCTTCAAAGAGGTGGTTGCGCTCATTCTCCATCAAAGTCAAGACTATCAAATCTGAGGGTAACATCTGGACCAGGTTTCCAGAGAAGGCATCTTTTCCTGGCTCTGCAGAGGTTGTTTCCTTTAGCGTTTTTGACAGGAATTCACCACTACTGAACCTACTTTATCATGACAATTCCATCACAACAAATGGGGAGGAGAGCAAGTGCGAATCCATGTTCAATCCAGAGAACGAGAGAGTTATAACCAAGTCTGATGATTTTTGTATTGGTTCATACAAATGCTCCCGAGTTTTCCCCAGCAATTCACATCACCtaattggatttgttttaaCACTGGTTGATTCTGCTTTTGTGAGTACTGGGAATGAAAGTGAAAGAAGCAAGACAAAAAGTATActtcttgttggaaagctagaCAGTTGGGGAATCCAATGGGTTTCCTTAGTGAAGCTTACGCAAAGTGTACATGTAGACTATGTGTCTGAGTGGGCAGACTTTTGCTTTTCTGATAACCTTCTTGTTTGCCTAAATGCTTCTGGCTTAATCTACTTTTATGCTGCAATGTCCGGTGAGCTTGTTGCTTATGTAGATATTTTACAAGCTTCTGGGTTAAACCCTCATTCAGTCCTATGGCAGCAAGAAAAAATGACTATGGCTGCTGATTTTCAGATCAAACAAGTTGAAGAAGTTCATGATAAGTCAACTTCCCAATGTGTTGATCTCCTTGGTAAAGGAATGTTTAGAAAATTGCTTACTGGATCCCATACGTCCTTTTTAGCTGTAGTTGATGAATATGGAGTAGTGTATGTCATGCGTACTGGTGACTATTTCTCAAACAACTCCTATGCTTGTGATAAATTGCTTCCACATTTTCAACATTTAGGGCTTGGGATATTGGCTGGCTGGAAGGTTGGTGGTTCTGACATTGGGCACCAATGGGTATATTCTAATGATCCATCCACTAGGAATGAAAAGGTCTTCTTTTTGGATTATGCTGGAAAAAATGCACTTCATAAAATCCAAATCTCGAACTGCCATGGGTGTGAGGACTTGATGAATGGTTTTTCTGAGATAGCCACTCACACATTTCATGATTCTGAAGTATGTTCGCACCTGATGCGGAAAGTCTTTCTTCCCACAAATAGATCTAGTGAAGATGATTACATCTGTTTTTCTCCTATGGGAGTCACTCGACTCATTAAGAAGCACGATGCTAAAAGTCAAAGCACTACTCAACTTGTTCATTTTAATATGCACACAAGCTCAGCAGTTCTTGATGACAGATGCTTGAATACTAGGGTTAACATGAGTTATAGCCAGGGAAAGGGAGAAGCTTCTTTTGGAGAAGCAGTTGGTTGCACCTTCCAAGGATTCTTTTATTTGGTGACTGAAGTTGGTCTTTCAGTTGTTCTTCCCTCTTTTTCTGCTACATCAGATTTCCTTCCTGTTGAAACCATTGGATATCAGCAGCACCTTATCAACACAGATATTGGATGGCGAGCAAGAAGAATGCTGGAAATAAGAGAGTCAATTGAACCCTTCTCACCTTGGAAAGTAGAAGTTTTGGATAGAGTGCTTCTCTATGATGGCCCCGCAGAGGCAGATCACTTATGTTTGACAAATG GGTGGGAGTTGAAAATCTCTAGGTTGTGGTGGCTACAAATGGCATTGGAATACCTGAAATATGATGAAATAGAGCG ATCTCTGGAAATGCTTGTCAGCATTAACCTAGCAGAAGAAGGCATTTTGAGATTGCTCTTTGCTGCAGCTTATCTGATGTCTCACAGAAATAGCAATGATAATGAGGTCTCTGCTGCATCAAG GCTCCTTGCATTAGCCAGCCACTTCACAACTAAAATGATCCGGAAATGTGGGTTACTCCAGCATAAGAAAGATGCATATGTATTACCTGGTTTTGGGATGATCCCTTTGCTCTCTCTTCCACCAGTTTTACCGCATAAATTACAGAATGAAATGGGGGACTCCAGAAGTCTTCATGATATGGCTCACCTTTTGGAGATTATTCGGAATCTTCAATCTGGACTGAGCTCAAAATTGAAGAATACGGGTGTGGGATTG GTGGATGGCAGGGAGGAATTGAGCTTGGTGGAGGCAAATTTATCGCAGGACGAATCTCAGCTTTCAATTCTTTCAGCAGATGCTACATCATCAGACACACCAAACCAGCAAGAACTTCTGGTTTCTGCATCTTCTGTTGTTTCTAATAATGAGAAGCTTGCTTTGATGCATCGTGATTCCTTGGATATAGAAGATTCAAATGGAGTATCTGTTCTTGTGCCACAGGGTGGTGATTGGGGAAAAAACGTTTTTCCATCTGAAAACCCTAAGGAGATGATTGCACGATGGAAAATGGATAATTTAGACGTAAAAACTGTCGTTAAAGATGCACTACTATCTGGTCGTCTTCCTTTGGCAGTTTTGCAATTGCATCTTCATCGTTCTAGAGATTCAGAGACTAATAAAGAGCCACCCGATACTTTTAGTGAAGTTCGTGACATTGGAAGAGCCATTGCTTATGACTTATTTTTAAAG GGGGAAACTGAACTTGCTGTTGCAACGTTGCAAAGGCTTGGGGAGGATGTTGAAACCTGCCTCAAGCAGCTATTGTTTGGCACGGTCAGGAGATCTCTTCAACTTCAAGTGGCAGAAGACATGAGAAGATATGGTTATCTGGGACCATATGAATGGGAAACATTGGAGAAGATATTAATCATCGAG AGGCTGTACCCTAGCAGTAGTTTCTGGAGAACTTTTGTTGGTCGGCAGAAGGCATTAAAGAGAGCTACATCGACTTTGAATTCACCAGGCCAAATTAAGCTGCAGCTATTGCCTTCATATCTGTTTAGCAATCTTATCATTGAGTGTGGTGAAATTGATGGAGTAGTTTTAGGTTCATGGACAAGCATCAATGGAAACTCTCCTGATCCTGTAGTTGATGAAGATACTGCTCATGCTGGATACTGGGCTGCTGCTGCAGCTTGGTCTAGTGCCTGGGACCAGAGAACCATTGATCGT ATAGTTTTGGATCAACCTTTCCTTATGGGCGTTCATGTATTGTGGGAATCTCAACTAGAGTACTATCTATGCCACAATGACTGTGAGGAAGTTTCCAAACTTTTGTACCTCATACCTACATCTGTTTTATCAGATGGAAGCCTCCAGATCACTTTGGACAACTTACAGCATGCTCCAGAGGTTGGATGCAATCGTGAAATTCCTGAGTACAACAGTTATATATGCTCTATTGAAGAATTGGATTCAGCGTGCATTGATATTCCAGGGGTCAAGATTTTCAGGTTTCCTGCCAATGCATTTTGCTCTATGTGGTTAAGAATGCTCATGGAGCAGGAGCTTGcaaagaaatttatatttttgaaggAATACTGGGAAGACACTGCTGAGATTGTAGCTCTGCTTGCTCGTTCAGGCATCATAACTAGCAGGTCTGATAAAATGACATTGGAGGACTATTCTGTTGAGGCTTCATCTGATCTCAATATAACAGATGATGCTGTCCCCATGGAAGCTTTGCATAAATTACTCTTACATTACTGCGTGCAATATAACTTGCCAAATCTTTTGGACCTTTATCTTGACCATTGCAAGTTGGTTCTAGATAATGATTCACTTGGTTCATTACAAGAAACTGCA GGTGATTGTCAATGGGCAAAATGGTTGCTTTtatctaggattaaggggcatGAATACAATGCATCATTCTCTAATGCTCGAACAATAATGTCACCTAATATAGTTTCTGATAGCAACCTCAATGTTCTGGAGATCGATGAAATAATTCATACTGTTGATGATATAGCGGAAGGTGGGGGTGAAATGGCAGCTTTAGCAACTCTAATGTATGCCCCTGACCCAATACAAAATTGCTTGAGCAGCGGTAGTGTGAAGAGGCATGGTAGCTCATCAGCTCAGTGCACTTTAGAAAACCTCAGGCCCACTTTGCAGCGATTTCCTACTCTGTGGCGCACACTTGTTGCAGCAAGTTTTGGTCATGATacaacttctaatttcttggGTCCTAAGGGAAATAATG CTTTAGCAGACTATCTAAATTGGCGTGACAATATCTTCTTCTCTACTACACATGATACTTCACTTCTACAAATGCTGCCATACTGGTTTCCTAAGACCGTGCGGAGGTTGATTCAACTTTATATTCAG GGTCCTCTTGGTTGGCAATCAGTGTCAGGTCTGCCTACTGCAGACACTTTGTTGTACAGagactttgattttttcatgcATTCTGATGAAAATACAGAGCTAAATGCTGTCTACTGGGAGGCAACTATCCAAAAGCATGTTCAAGAGGAACTCTATGATTCTTCACTTGAG GAAACTAAACTTGGGCTTGAGCACCATTTACATTGTGGGCGTACACTGGCAGCTTTTAATCATATCCTCAGTGTTAGAGTTCAAAAGTTGAAATTAGAAGGCCAATCTGTTGCTTTGTCACATGGtcaacaaaattttcaatccGATGTTCAGGCACTTCTTGCACCTTTGACACAAAGCGAAGAGGCTGTTCTTTCTTCG GTCATTCCACTTGGTGTCGCTCATTTTGAGGATTCTGTCTTGGTTGCATCATGTGCTTTTCTCCTTGAACTTTGTGGTTTATCTGCCAGCATTCTTCATGTGGATGTTTCTGCCTTGAGACGGGTATCTTCATTTTACAAATTGAGTGAGAACAATGAGAGATATAGCCAAATTTCACCTAAAGGTAAAGGTTCTGCACTTCACGTGGTATCGCGTGAAGGTAATGTAGTAGAGTCTCTGGCTCGATCACTTGCAGATGAGTATCTGCACAATGATTGTGTAACCAACACTAAGTTAAAGGGGACTTCAAATTCATTCATTGGCAAACAATCTTCAAGAGTTCCAATGCTAGTCCTGCAGCATTTGGAGAAAGCTAGTCTTCCAATAATGATGGATGGAAAGACTTGTGGATCTTGGCTACTGACTGGTAGTGGTGATGGAACTGAATTAAGAGATCAACAAAAAGTAGCAAGCCAACACTGGAATTTAGTTACAGCTTTCTGTCAGATGCATCAACTTCCCTTAAGCACAAAGTACCTTGCTGTCTTAGCAAGAGACAATGATTGG GTTGGATTTCTGTCTGAAGCTCAGATTGGAGGATACCCTTTTGATACAGTCGTCGAAGTA GCAACCAAGGAGTTCAGTGACCCACGTCTCAAAATTCATATATTAACAGTCTTAAAAGGCATGCAGTCAAGGAAGAAATCTGGTTCTCCAGCATATTCAGATACTGGGGAAAGTGGAAGTGAAACTTACTGTTTCCAGGAGGACATACTTATTCCTGCTGAGCTCTTTAGAATCTTAGCAGATTGTGAGAAGCAGAAAAATCCTGGAGAGTCTCTCTTGAAGAAAGCAAAGGAGATGTCCTGGTCAATTTTGGCATTGATTGCATCATGCTTTCCTGATGTGTCTCCCTTGTCCTGTCTAACAGTTTGGCTGGAAATTACTGCAGCGAG GGAAACTTCATCCATCAAGGTGAATGACATTGCATCCCAGATTGCAAATAATGTTGGAGCAGCTGTGGAAGCTATAAATTCCCTGCCAGCTGGTAGCAGGGTCCTGACAGTTCATTACAATCGGCATAATGCAAAACGCAGGCGTCTTATGGAGCCAATTTATGTGGATGTTTTGACTACTTATGGTGGACCAACAAGGTCTGTTGCCCAAGGCACAGTTGCTGAAGATGAAAGAAGAGTAGATGTTCGTGAAAGTGTAAATGTTTCAAGTGATTCTGGTCAAGGACCTGTGTCTCTCTCTAAGATGGTGGCAGTGCTTTGTGAACAACTGTTGTTTCTACCTCTGTTAAGGGCTTTTGAGATGTTTCTTCCTTCGTGTTCTTTGTTACCTTTCATCCGCTCTCTTCAG gcATTTTCCCAAATGCGTCTATCTGAAGCTTCAGCCCATCTGAGTTCCTTTTCTGTCAGGATAAAGGATGAACAATCCAGTATGCAGGCAAACATAGGAATTGAAGGGCAGGTCAGAACTTCGTGGATAAGCTCCACGGCTGTAAAAGCTGCCAATGCCATGCTTGTAACTTGTCCATCTCCTTATGAAAAAAGATGTTTGTTACAACTTCTTGCCGCAACGGACTTCGGTGATGGTGGATCTGCTGCAACATATTATCGAAGACTTTACTGGAAAATCAATTTAGCTGAGCCTTCACTGCGGAAGGATGACACTGTACATCTAGGAAATCAGGCTCTAGATGATGATTCACTTTTAGAAGCATTGGAAAAGAACGGGCATTGGGAGCAAGCACGTAATTGGGCCAGGCAGTTGGATGCCAGTGGTGGACCTTGGAAGTCTTCTGTTCACCATGTTACTGAAATTCAG GCTGAATCCATGGTAGCTGAGTGGAAGGAGTTCCTTTGGGATGTTCCAGAAGAGCGAGTTGCTTTATGGGGCCACTGCCAGACACTGTTCGTCAGATATTCCTTCCCTCCTTTACAG GCTGGGTTATTTTTCCTTAAACATGCTGAAGCTGTTGAGAAGGATCTTCCAGCGAGAGAGCTTCATGAATTGCTGCTGCTTTCTCTTCAATGGTTAAGTGGGATGATAACTCTGTCTAATCC AGTTTATCCAGTGCCCCTTCTGCGAGAAATTGAGACTAGAGTATGGCTCTTGGCAGTAGAATCAGAAGCTCAGGCAAAGAGTGATAGAGACTTTACTTCAACCACTTTGAGTCGGGATCCTTTAATTGGAAATACTTCCACTATCATTGACAGGACTGCAAGTTTAATAACGAAGATGGACAATCATATCAATACAATGAGGAGCAGAACTATAGAGAAACAAGATGCAAGGGAAAATAACCTGACACAGCACAAAAACCAAGTATTGGATTCCATCACTCAGACAACAGGGAGTAGTACAAAGCCAAAACGGAGGGCCAAAGGCAATGCACTATCACGACGACCATTAATGGACCCCATTGATAAAAATACTGAGCCTGAAGATTTTTCTACAAACCTTTTTTCTAGAGGTGACTTGCTGTTGCCAGATGAAAACTTAAAGATAGAAATGTCTTTTTCGAAGTGGGAGGAAAGGGTTGGACCTGCAGAGCTGGAAAGAGCTGTTCTTTCTTTATTGGAGTTTGCACAAATAACAGCTTCCAAGCAACTTCAATATAAGCTGTCTCCAGCACACACCCCTCATGAATTTATACTTGTTGATGTTACTCTAAAGCTTGCAACTATATCTACTCCTGGTAGCAAAATATCCATATCAATGCTTGATGAGGAAGTGCGTTCTGTGGTCAAGTCACATAATATATTAACTGAGCAGCATCTGGTTGATCCACTGCAG ATCTTGGAGAAATTGGTTACTGTTTTTACTGAAGGTAGTGGACGCGGACTGTGCAAGAGAATCATAGCAGTTGTAAAAGCTGCAAATGTCTTGGGTCTTTCTTTTTTGGAGGCATTTGATAAGCAGCCAATCGATTTGCTCCAGCTGCTTGCTCTTAAAGCACAAGAGTCATTTGAACAAGCATCTCTCATAGTGCAAACTCATTCCATGCCAGCTGCTAGTATTGCTCAGATTCTTGCAGAATCCTTTCTAAAG GGTCTATTGGCTGCACATCGTGGGGGGTACATGGATTCTCAGAAGGAGGAAGGACCTGCTCCTCTATTGTGGAGATTTTCAGACTTCTTAAAATGGGCAGAGCTTTGTCCTTCTGAACCTGAAATTGGTCACGCGTTGATGCGTTTGGTGATTACTGGAAAAGAAATACCACATGCCTGTGAG gttGAACTTCTTATCCTGTCACACCACTTCTACAAATCATCAGCATGCCTGGATGGAGTTGATGTTCTTGTATCCCTTGCTGCCACCAGGGTGGAAGCTTATGTTTCTGAGGGTGATTTTCCATGTTTGGCTCGCCTGATAACTGGAGTAGGAAATTTCCATGTCCTTAATTTCATTCTTGGCATTCTCATAGAAAATGGTCAGCTGGATCTTCTTCTTCAGAAATATTCAGCTGCTGCAGAGACAAATGTGGAAGCTGCAGAGGCTGTCAGAGGATTTCGGATGGCTGTTCTTACGTCACTGAAGCATTTTAACCCCAAAGATCATGATGCATTTGCTATG